Proteins from a genomic interval of Caulobacter rhizosphaerae:
- a CDS encoding UDP-glucose dehydrogenase family protein: MRVAMIGTGYVGLVSGACFADFGHVVTCIDKDPSKIERLERGEIPIFEPGLDDLVARNVREGRLFFTLDGAEAIKAADAVFIAVGTPTRRGDGHADLSYVYAAAEEIAGLIEDFTVVVTKSTVPVGTGDEVEAIIKRVRPDAQFAVVSNPEFLREGAAIEDFKRPDRVVVGTEDERAQAVMRELYRPLSLNETPIVFTGRRTSELIKYAANAFLAMKITFINEMADLCEKVGADVQQVAKGIGLDKRIGSKFLNAGPGYGGSCFPKDTIALVRTANDYGAPTRLIETTVAVNDARKKAMADKVAAAMGLEDLAGKTVGVLGVTFKPNTDDMRDAPSLDILPALLAMGAAVQAFDPEGRHEAEKLLPGVTFKNGPYEVADGADVLLLLTEWDQFRALDLDRIKGLLKTPVVVDLRNVYKPAEMVRAGFTYASIGRG, from the coding sequence ATGCGCGTTGCGATGATTGGCACCGGTTATGTGGGCCTGGTGTCTGGGGCCTGCTTCGCTGACTTCGGTCACGTCGTGACCTGCATCGACAAGGATCCGAGCAAGATCGAGCGCCTCGAACGCGGTGAGATCCCGATTTTCGAGCCCGGCCTGGACGATCTGGTGGCGCGCAACGTGCGCGAAGGGCGCCTGTTCTTCACCCTCGACGGCGCCGAGGCCATCAAGGCCGCCGACGCGGTGTTCATCGCCGTGGGGACACCGACCCGGCGCGGCGACGGTCACGCCGACCTCAGCTACGTCTACGCCGCCGCCGAGGAAATCGCCGGCCTGATCGAAGACTTCACCGTGGTCGTCACCAAGTCGACCGTGCCGGTGGGTACGGGCGACGAGGTCGAGGCGATCATCAAGCGGGTCCGCCCCGACGCCCAGTTCGCCGTAGTCTCCAACCCGGAATTCCTGCGGGAAGGCGCGGCGATCGAAGACTTCAAGCGACCCGATCGCGTGGTGGTCGGCACCGAGGACGAACGCGCCCAGGCGGTAATGCGCGAACTCTACCGCCCCTTGAGCCTGAACGAAACGCCGATCGTCTTCACCGGACGCCGCACCAGCGAACTGATCAAATACGCCGCCAACGCCTTCCTGGCGATGAAGATCACCTTCATCAACGAGATGGCCGACCTGTGCGAAAAGGTCGGCGCGGACGTCCAGCAGGTGGCCAAAGGCATCGGTCTGGACAAGCGGATCGGGTCGAAGTTCCTCAACGCCGGGCCCGGCTATGGCGGCTCGTGCTTCCCCAAGGATACGATCGCGCTCGTGCGCACCGCCAACGACTATGGCGCGCCTACCCGGCTGATCGAGACCACGGTGGCGGTCAACGACGCCCGCAAGAAGGCCATGGCCGACAAGGTGGCCGCGGCCATGGGCCTGGAGGACCTGGCTGGCAAGACGGTCGGTGTGCTCGGCGTGACCTTCAAGCCCAACACCGACGACATGCGCGATGCGCCCAGCCTGGACATCCTGCCGGCTCTGCTCGCCATGGGCGCCGCGGTTCAGGCCTTCGATCCGGAAGGCCGTCATGAGGCCGAGAAGCTGCTGCCGGGCGTGACGTTCAAGAACGGCCCTTACGAGGTCGCCGACGGCGCCGACGTCCTGCTGCTGCTCACCGAGTGGGACCAGTTCCGCGCCCTGGACCTGGACCGCATCAAGGGCCTGCTGAAGACGCCCGTCGTGGTCGACCTGCGCAACGTCTACAAGCCCGCTGAAATGGTGCGCGCCGGCTTCACCTACGCCTCGATCGGCCGGGGCTGA
- a CDS encoding NAD-dependent epimerase/dehydratase family protein: MSMTAVIVTGAAGFIGMHVAERLLDRGETVIGVDVFNDYYDPALKAARAARLEGRPGFTMVRMDVADAAAFETLVRDSDAKRIVHLAAQAGVRYSIENPFAYQRSNLAGHLSVLEAARRVEAVHLVYASSSSVYGDRPQSLDGGEGAGFKETDPVDAPVSLYAATKRADELMSISYAKLYGFPMSALRFFTVYGPWGRPDMAYFGFTQKILNGQSIEVYGEGKMARDFTYIDDIVDGVVGVLDHPPAQGRHEIYNIGDNDPVGLMEMISTLETALGREAVKIMRPMQPGDVTCTYADIAKLNALTGYKPKVKLKQGLENFVRWHQEFYG; this comes from the coding sequence CTGAGCATGACCGCGGTGATCGTCACGGGAGCCGCGGGCTTCATCGGCATGCACGTGGCCGAGCGCCTGCTCGATCGTGGTGAGACGGTGATCGGCGTCGATGTCTTCAACGACTATTACGACCCGGCTCTCAAAGCCGCCCGCGCGGCGCGCTTGGAGGGGCGGCCTGGCTTCACGATGGTCCGTATGGACGTCGCCGACGCCGCCGCCTTCGAGACCCTGGTGCGCGACAGCGACGCCAAGCGGATCGTGCACCTGGCCGCCCAGGCCGGCGTGCGCTATTCGATCGAGAACCCGTTCGCCTATCAACGCTCGAATCTGGCCGGCCACCTGTCGGTTCTGGAAGCCGCGCGTCGGGTGGAAGCCGTACATCTGGTGTACGCCTCGTCGAGCAGTGTCTACGGCGATCGGCCTCAGTCGCTGGACGGCGGCGAAGGGGCCGGCTTCAAGGAAACGGATCCTGTCGACGCGCCGGTGTCGCTGTACGCCGCCACCAAGCGTGCTGACGAGCTGATGAGCATCAGCTACGCCAAGCTCTACGGTTTTCCGATGTCGGCCTTGCGGTTCTTCACCGTCTACGGCCCATGGGGTCGCCCCGACATGGCCTATTTCGGCTTCACCCAGAAAATCCTGAACGGCCAGTCGATCGAAGTGTACGGCGAGGGCAAGATGGCCCGCGACTTCACCTATATCGACGACATCGTCGACGGCGTCGTCGGCGTCCTGGACCACCCGCCGGCCCAGGGTCGGCACGAGATCTACAACATCGGCGACAACGACCCCGTAGGCCTGATGGAGATGATTTCGACGCTGGAGACGGCGCTGGGCCGCGAGGCGGTCAAGATCATGCGCCCCATGCAACCGGGCGACGTCACCTGCACCTATGCTGACATCGCCAAGCTCAACGCCCTCACGGGCTACAAGCCGAAGGTGAAGCTGAAGCAGGGGCTGGAGAACTTCGTCCGCTGGCACCAAGAGTTCTACGGCTAG